From the genome of Egicoccus sp. AB-alg6-2, one region includes:
- a CDS encoding DUF58 domain-containing protein: protein MPDRSRRGPLGLLTERGQGLLVAIVLLWAAARSFGIPELQMAAVGVLALLVLAVVFVLVSSARLRVERLVRPGRLFHDGQGEVVLTLRNVGRLPTATLELRDDVPAILTARGTAVMAPLRPGARATARYPIRGLQRGRFDVGPLVVSMRDPFGVVVRARTMGDTAPLVVYPPIWRLPDGVPLGGTTTMGGEGRPRPQPSGEDLSNVREYVRGDDLRTVHWASTAHRGKLMVRQSEAPQDPRVVLLLDVRASRHLGRGPSSSFETAVSAAASITYHVSAKGRQVALVDRPLRAAPLALSWQEWLERLADAEPEDVDLATLVHQVGQGTAGDGTLIVVTTVPDAAELRALVRAGRGFSTRVAVVVDASSHAGRPDDEEAARTGSTAAAMQAAGWRVTVVGAGDRFDTKWQDLMRRPRLSAGAQP, encoded by the coding sequence GTGCCCGACCGTTCGAGACGCGGGCCGCTCGGGCTCCTGACCGAACGCGGCCAGGGACTGCTCGTGGCGATCGTGCTGCTGTGGGCCGCCGCCCGCAGCTTCGGCATCCCCGAACTGCAGATGGCGGCCGTCGGGGTGCTCGCCCTCCTGGTGCTGGCCGTCGTGTTCGTGCTCGTGAGCTCGGCACGTCTGCGCGTCGAGCGACTCGTGCGGCCGGGCCGGCTGTTCCACGACGGTCAGGGCGAGGTCGTGCTGACACTGCGCAACGTCGGTCGACTGCCGACGGCGACTCTGGAACTTCGCGACGACGTCCCGGCCATCCTCACCGCGCGCGGGACGGCCGTCATGGCACCGTTGCGACCCGGGGCACGGGCGACGGCGCGCTACCCGATCCGTGGCCTGCAGCGCGGCCGCTTCGACGTCGGCCCCCTGGTGGTGTCGATGCGCGACCCGTTCGGCGTCGTCGTCCGCGCGAGGACCATGGGCGACACCGCGCCGCTCGTCGTGTACCCCCCGATCTGGCGGCTGCCGGACGGCGTCCCGCTCGGTGGAACCACCACGATGGGCGGGGAGGGCCGCCCCCGTCCCCAGCCGAGCGGCGAGGACCTGTCCAACGTCCGCGAGTACGTGCGCGGTGACGACCTGCGCACCGTCCACTGGGCCAGCACCGCGCACCGCGGCAAGCTGATGGTCCGCCAGTCCGAGGCGCCCCAGGACCCGCGCGTCGTGCTCCTCCTCGACGTCCGTGCGAGCCGCCACCTCGGACGCGGTCCGTCCTCCAGCTTCGAGACGGCCGTCTCGGCCGCGGCCAGCATCACCTACCACGTCTCGGCCAAGGGTCGGCAGGTCGCGCTGGTCGACCGTCCGCTGCGCGCGGCGCCCCTCGCCCTGTCGTGGCAGGAGTGGCTGGAGCGGCTCGCCGACGCCGAACCCGAGGACGTCGACCTCGCCACGTTGGTGCACCAGGTGGGACAGGGCACCGCCGGTGACGGGACCCTGATCGTGGTGACCACCGTCCCCGACGCGGCCGAGCTGCGTGCCCTGGTGCGCGCGGGGCGCGGGTTTTCCACCCGCGTCGCCGTCGTGGTGGACGCGTCGAGCCATGCCGGCCGCCCCGACGACGAGGAGGCCGCACGGACGGGGTCGACGGCTGCCGCGATGCAGGCGGCCGGCTGGCGCGTGACCGTCGTCGGCGCCGGTGACCGGTTCGACACCAAGTGGCAGGACCTGATGCGGCGGCCCCGACTGAGCGCGGGGGCCCAGCCGTGA
- a CDS encoding transglutaminaseTgpA domain-containing protein encodes MSGRGTVLATAVLLLVLSTLPAYARVFEDGAWRGPVVFASLLALASAVALRALRVPWWGALLVSAAGLTMLTYVLHLPPGPLVPGSEQLDQAQALFASAVVELRDTPSPAPVLPGLLLLLTSGFWVVTHVAHEVVVRWRRTGLGIVPVLTLWAVPLAITSGAGRTWAVAAPFLAAAALLLLLSAPDALPAAADRLPRASSSGVAVGATAVAAALVLPGILPGYGAEAWVDIAGGSDPRGYQPIVDVAERLKLPDDRDVLRVRSERRTYLRLAGLDSFDGFTWRLGPAGEGSYQPDPSALFSARDVLPPEAEAARSEPLFVDVEVLELENIYVPVPYQPVQVLGPQRNEMVWSTEGGFLATWDTVDGELAGEPRVGVREGVSYRVQASRPSPSYEELSQVTVDDAQRQRLTQLPREYERLRSQAEQVYEAAGAETMVDRALALQEWFIGEDGGFTYDLDVPALRGDQALERFVLEDKVGYCEYFATAMAVMLRETGIPARVAVGFLPGRLSQPADPERGREVDEYTVSTRDAHAWVEVLFPGYGWITFEPTPRDDRTQMVPREEDLLPLENERERAARERAEAGQDNPDRNPVQPDGLPLPEADTNPQAQAPSGGTQPDRAPLWPLALLALGLVAVAGVTVRSQRARAPAHDAAPEQRVLAAQRQVLATAASFGLVRRPSETTPELIRRWQAEVRIGNEGTRFAALAQRAAFGGEIAPEDAEDAETLAARLSEDLRTSVDTRGRVLAPLRVPFVEGMSRTRELVGAARDRLGG; translated from the coding sequence GTGAGCGGGCGCGGCACCGTCCTCGCGACGGCCGTTCTGCTGCTGGTCCTGAGCACGCTGCCCGCCTACGCCCGGGTCTTCGAAGACGGCGCGTGGCGGGGCCCCGTGGTGTTCGCGAGCCTGCTGGCCCTGGCGTCCGCCGTGGCACTGCGGGCGCTGCGCGTGCCGTGGTGGGGTGCGCTGCTGGTGTCGGCCGCCGGGCTGACGATGCTGACCTACGTGTTGCACCTGCCGCCCGGCCCCCTGGTGCCCGGCAGCGAGCAACTCGACCAGGCGCAGGCCCTGTTCGCGTCGGCCGTGGTCGAGTTGCGCGACACGCCGAGCCCGGCACCGGTCCTTCCGGGCCTGCTGCTGCTGCTCACGTCGGGCTTCTGGGTCGTGACGCACGTCGCCCACGAGGTCGTCGTCCGTTGGCGGCGCACCGGCCTGGGCATCGTCCCCGTGCTCACGCTGTGGGCCGTGCCACTGGCGATCACGTCGGGAGCGGGACGCACGTGGGCCGTAGCGGCGCCCTTCCTGGCCGCCGCCGCCTTGCTGCTGCTGCTGTCGGCACCCGATGCCCTCCCGGCCGCCGCCGACCGGCTGCCGCGTGCCTCCAGCAGCGGGGTGGCGGTGGGTGCGACGGCCGTGGCCGCCGCGCTCGTGCTCCCCGGCATCCTGCCGGGATACGGCGCCGAAGCCTGGGTCGACATCGCCGGCGGCTCCGATCCCCGCGGATACCAGCCCATCGTCGACGTGGCCGAACGGCTGAAGCTGCCCGACGACCGCGACGTGCTACGGGTGCGCAGCGAGCGGCGCACCTACCTGCGGCTGGCCGGACTCGACAGCTTCGACGGCTTCACCTGGCGGCTGGGACCGGCCGGCGAGGGGTCCTACCAGCCCGACCCGAGCGCGTTGTTCTCCGCGCGCGACGTGCTCCCGCCCGAGGCCGAGGCGGCCCGCTCCGAGCCGCTGTTCGTCGACGTCGAGGTCCTCGAGCTCGAGAACATCTACGTGCCGGTCCCCTACCAGCCCGTGCAGGTGCTCGGACCCCAGCGAAACGAGATGGTGTGGTCCACCGAGGGCGGGTTCCTCGCCACGTGGGACACCGTCGACGGCGAATTGGCGGGCGAACCGCGCGTCGGGGTCCGCGAGGGGGTCAGCTACCGCGTCCAGGCCTCCCGCCCGTCGCCGAGCTACGAGGAGCTGTCGCAGGTCACCGTCGACGACGCGCAACGCCAGCGCCTGACGCAACTGCCCCGGGAGTACGAGCGACTGCGGAGCCAGGCCGAGCAGGTGTACGAGGCGGCGGGCGCCGAGACGATGGTCGACCGCGCCCTCGCGCTGCAGGAGTGGTTCATCGGCGAGGACGGCGGGTTCACCTACGACCTCGACGTGCCCGCGTTGCGCGGCGACCAGGCCCTGGAGCGGTTCGTGCTCGAGGACAAGGTCGGCTACTGCGAGTACTTCGCGACGGCGATGGCGGTCATGCTGCGCGAGACCGGCATCCCGGCGCGGGTCGCCGTCGGTTTCCTGCCGGGACGCCTGTCCCAACCGGCCGACCCGGAGCGCGGCCGCGAGGTGGACGAGTACACGGTCTCCACCCGCGACGCGCACGCCTGGGTCGAGGTGCTCTTCCCCGGTTACGGCTGGATCACCTTCGAACCGACCCCGCGGGACGACCGCACGCAGATGGTGCCGCGCGAGGAGGACCTGCTCCCCCTCGAGAACGAGCGCGAGCGCGCGGCCCGCGAGCGCGCCGAAGCCGGGCAGGACAACCCCGACCGCAACCCCGTACAACCCGACGGGCTGCCGCTTCCGGAAGCGGACACCAACCCGCAGGCGCAGGCGCCCTCGGGCGGGACCCAGCCGGACCGCGCACCGCTCTGGCCACTGGCGCTGCTGGCGCTGGGACTGGTGGCGGTCGCGGGCGTGACGGTGCGGTCCCAGCGGGCACGGGCACCGGCGCACGACGCCGCGCCCGAGCAGCGGGTACTGGCCGCCCAACGGCAGGTCCTGGCCACCGCGGCGTCGTTCGGGCTGGTCCGTCGCCCGTCCGAGACGACCCCGGAGCTGATCCGGCGCTGGCAGGCCGAGGTCCGCATCGGGAACGAGGGCACCCGCTTCGCCGCACTCGCCCAGCGGGCGGCGTTCGGTGGCGAGATCGCTCCCGAGGACGCCGAGGATGCCGAAACGCTCGCGGCGCGACTCTCCGAGGACCTCCGTACGTCGGTCGACACCCGGGGGCGCGTACTGGCGCCGCTTCGGGTGCCGTTCGTGGAGGGCATGAGCCGGACCCGCGAGCTGGTGGGCGCCGCCCGGGACCGCTTGGGCGGCTGA
- a CDS encoding DUF3040 domain-containing protein, translating to MPLSEHEERILAEIERQLAAEDPRFVARARRRRTGPSRTLRLRLAVAMAVVGVLSLIGLTFNIAFGAVGMALLLGAILLGATAIRERPETPTPAPVPPDEAG from the coding sequence ATGCCGTTGTCGGAGCACGAGGAGCGGATCCTCGCGGAGATCGAGCGCCAGCTCGCCGCCGAGGATCCTCGTTTCGTTGCCCGGGCGCGACGTCGTCGCACCGGGCCGTCGCGGACCCTCCGGCTGCGACTCGCCGTCGCGATGGCTGTCGTCGGCGTGCTCTCCCTGATCGGGCTGACGTTCAACATCGCTTTCGGCGCAGTCGGCATGGCCCTGTTGCTCGGTGCGATTCTTCTCGGCGCGACGGCCATTCGCGAGCGACCCGAGACGCCGACGCCGGCACCGGTTCCGCCGGACGAGGCCGGCTGA
- a CDS encoding enoyl-CoA hydratase/isomerase family protein, which produces MTYEVHEAVAHVTIRRPDKRNAMSVAVFDQLHEHAEQAAADPAVGAVLVAGDGGVFSAGIDVGVFGDQIGDGVESAFIARLQAAFTAYEDLDKPTVAAIEGYCYGAGIQLAIACHLRAVAPSAQLAVKEADWGLVPDLGGTWRLPRLLGLGRATELTLTARTVAAEEALAIGLAEVALGNDDPRGQAHEFAARLAAGPGALRRAPRLLRENLGRGRDEALAAEAQAQVACITGPDFTEAVTARLQRRPAVFVGA; this is translated from the coding sequence GTGACGTACGAGGTGCACGAGGCGGTGGCGCACGTGACCATCCGGCGCCCCGACAAGCGCAACGCCATGAGCGTGGCCGTGTTCGACCAGCTGCACGAGCACGCCGAGCAGGCCGCGGCGGACCCGGCTGTCGGCGCGGTGCTGGTCGCGGGGGACGGCGGGGTCTTCTCGGCCGGCATCGACGTCGGCGTGTTCGGCGACCAGATCGGCGACGGCGTCGAGTCGGCGTTCATCGCCCGGCTGCAGGCCGCGTTCACCGCCTACGAGGACCTCGACAAGCCGACGGTGGCCGCCATCGAGGGGTACTGCTACGGCGCCGGGATCCAGCTCGCCATCGCGTGCCACCTGCGTGCGGTGGCGCCCTCGGCGCAGCTGGCGGTCAAGGAGGCCGACTGGGGCCTGGTGCCCGACCTCGGCGGAACCTGGCGTCTGCCGCGATTGCTCGGCCTCGGGCGCGCCACGGAGCTGACGCTCACCGCCCGCACGGTGGCGGCCGAGGAGGCGCTGGCCATCGGGCTGGCCGAGGTCGCCCTCGGTAACGACGACCCGCGCGGGCAGGCGCACGAGTTCGCGGCCCGGCTCGCCGCTGGTCCCGGCGCGCTGCGGCGTGCGCCACGCCTGCTGCGGGAGAACCTCGGACGGGGGCGCGACGAGGCGCTCGCCGCCGAGGCACAGGCGCAGGTCGCCTGCATCACGGGACCCGACTTCACCGAGGCCGTGACCGCTCGGCTCCAGAGGCGGCCGGCCGTGTTCGTCGGCGCCTGA
- a CDS encoding DNA polymerase IV → MSVVTEPILHVDMDAFFASVEQRDDPSLRGRPVVVGGAGNRGVVAAASYEARRFGVRSAMPMVRARRLCPDLVVARHRFEVYRQVSRQVMSILRDYTPLVEPLSLDEAFLDVAGAVRLFGSPTEIGQRIRADVREQLALPCSVGIGPTKSVAKLLSARAKPDGLLHWPAAEVGDRLRPLPVAELWGAGPKTVERLADYGFTTVGQVADADLRTLQRVVGDVTGTHLHRLARGEDPRSVTPVNPTRSVSAEQTYDEDIDDPDVLRRQLLRLCEKVGRRLRKAGLSGRTITLKVRFGSFETVTRSSTLRAPTDRTHDLVTVAGGLLDGLRLERARVRLLGVGVSNLGDGDAARQLALDAPTELFPLDAGEESAAWGDRRWEDVERVADSVAERFRGIGVSYAALLDEEEPEAAPTAEDRRLDDA, encoded by the coding sequence GTGTCGGTCGTCACCGAACCGATCCTGCACGTCGACATGGACGCCTTCTTCGCCTCGGTGGAGCAGCGGGACGACCCGTCGTTGCGCGGTCGCCCGGTCGTGGTCGGTGGAGCGGGCAACCGCGGCGTCGTCGCCGCCGCCTCCTACGAGGCACGCCGGTTCGGCGTCCGCAGCGCCATGCCCATGGTCCGCGCCCGGCGGCTGTGCCCGGACCTGGTCGTCGCCCGACATCGGTTCGAGGTCTACCGCCAGGTCTCGCGACAGGTGATGTCGATCCTGCGGGACTACACCCCGCTGGTGGAGCCGCTCTCGCTGGACGAGGCCTTCCTCGACGTCGCCGGCGCGGTCCGCCTGTTCGGCTCGCCGACCGAGATCGGACAGCGGATCCGCGCCGACGTCCGCGAACAGTTGGCGCTGCCGTGCTCCGTCGGGATCGGCCCGACGAAGTCGGTCGCGAAGCTGCTCTCGGCCAGGGCGAAACCGGACGGGCTGTTGCACTGGCCCGCCGCCGAGGTCGGTGACCGCCTGCGGCCCCTGCCCGTCGCGGAGCTGTGGGGGGCCGGACCGAAGACCGTCGAGCGGCTGGCCGACTACGGGTTCACGACGGTGGGCCAGGTCGCCGACGCCGACCTGCGGACGCTGCAGCGGGTCGTGGGCGACGTGACGGGAACCCACCTGCACCGCCTGGCGAGGGGTGAGGACCCGCGGTCGGTCACCCCCGTCAACCCGACCCGCTCGGTGTCCGCCGAACAGACCTACGACGAGGACATCGACGACCCCGACGTCCTGCGCCGGCAGCTGCTGCGGCTGTGCGAGAAGGTGGGCCGGCGCCTGCGCAAGGCCGGACTCTCGGGACGCACGATCACGCTGAAGGTGAGGTTCGGTTCCTTCGAGACCGTGACGCGCTCGTCCACGCTGCGGGCGCCGACCGATCGGACCCACGACCTGGTCACCGTGGCCGGCGGCCTCCTCGACGGCCTGCGCCTCGAGCGCGCACGGGTCCGGTTGCTCGGGGTCGGCGTCTCCAACCTCGGGGACGGCGACGCGGCCCGCCAACTCGCGCTCGACGCCCCGACGGAGTTGTTCCCCCTGGACGCCGGCGAGGAGTCGGCGGCGTGGGGCGACCGCCGCTGGGAGGACGTCGAACGTGTGGCCGACAGCGTCGCCGAACGCTTCCGTGGCATCGGCGTGTCCTACGCCGCACTGCTCGACGAGGAGGAACCCGAGGCCGCACCGACCGCGGAGGACCGCCGCCTCGACGACGCGTGA